One genomic window of Arthrobacter caoxuetaonis includes the following:
- the yidD gene encoding membrane protein insertion efficiency factor YidD, with protein sequence MGRTGNQPAKAYVPAVLVKALLRFVWHLPRNVLIGILKVYRKLISPLYGPVCRFFPSCSAYALEAVTVHGAVKGTWLAARRLIRCHPWNDGGVDHVPEGRRTWPQESVPRIIVLNHPVIPADEDSRPAA encoded by the coding sequence ATGGGCCGCACCGGCAACCAACCGGCGAAGGCCTATGTTCCTGCTGTCCTCGTGAAGGCGCTACTGCGTTTCGTGTGGCATCTGCCCCGAAACGTCCTGATCGGGATTCTGAAGGTTTACCGCAAGCTCATCTCACCGCTGTACGGGCCGGTATGCCGCTTCTTTCCATCTTGTTCTGCGTATGCCCTTGAGGCCGTCACCGTTCACGGTGCGGTGAAGGGCACATGGCTGGCCGCCCGCCGGCTCATCCGCTGCCACCCCTGGAACGACGGCGGAGTTGACCACGTGCCCGAAGGCCGAAGGACCTGGCCGCAGGAATCAGTCCCCAGGATTATTGTGCTGAATCATCCCGTGATTCCGGCAGACGAAGACAGCCGCCCCGCGGCTTGA